Below is a window of Synechococcus sp. RSCCF101 DNA.
TGGCTGACCAGGGCCAGGGCGAGGCAGGCCACGCAGACGGCGGTGCTGATCAGGATGTCGCGCATGAAGGCCGGTCGGGCGGAATTCGGTGCCCGGATTCTGCCAGCGGCGCCCGGCCCTCAGTCGGCTGTGCTCTCCGGTCCGGCAGCTGGCGCATCGCGTGGCTCCCGCCGCTGCTCGCGCGCCTGGCGTTCCAGCCGGTCGATCCTCCCCCGCAGCTCGTCCACCTCGCGCTGCCGGGCCAGGCCCAGGTCCTGGAGGAAATGATCGACATTGCGCTCAAGCGACCGACCCGCCTGCTGCTCGAGTTCCGGGTCCTGACCGCGCAGGGCCTTCATCACGTCATCCACCAGGGCGGAGGCCTGGACAGGGTCCAGACGGCCGCTCACGACCCAGGCCTGGGTCACCTCCCGCAGCCGGTCAGCCACCAGGGTGGTGGTGCCCAGCCCGCGCAGGAGAAGTTGCTGAAGGGGATTGGCTTGCTCCATCGGTGGCGATGACCTGCCCCCACATTGACCCCTCCCTAGGGTCGGCGGCGATGACGGAGTGGCTGCATCGATGCCGATCCGGGCTGCCATCGCCGGTCTGCTCGCCGGCCTGGCGCTGCCGCCGCAGGGGTGGCCCTGGCTGCTCTGGCCCTGCCTGGCCGTGCTCTGGCGGCTGTGCGCCGCGGCGCCCCGGCCCGCCCTGGCCGGCGCGCTCTGGGGAGGAACCGCGGTGCTGGTGAGCCACCGCTGGCTCCTGGCCCTGCACCCGCTCGACTGGCTGGGGATTCCCCTGCCCATCAGCCTGCCGCTGGTGGTGATGCTCTGGCTGTTCTGCGCGGCACTGGCCGCGCTGCTGGTGGGGGCCTGGGCCGCCCTGGCGGGGCGCCTCACTCCGATCACGGCGGACCGGGCCCTGCTGCTGGCCTGCCTCTGGGGTCTGGCGGAAGTGGTGCTGGCCCGGCTGCCCCTGTTCTGGCTCGGCCTGGGCTCCGTCGTCCTGCCCGGCGATCCGGCCCTGGCGGGGCTGGCGAGCGGGATCGGGGCGGGGGGTCTGGCCACCGTCCAGCTGATGCTGGGCTGGGGGCTGCATCGCTGCTGGCCGGTGCGGAGCGGCCGGCCAAGACTGGAACCGTGGACAACAGCGGCCCGGCGGGGCCTGAGTCTTGCGGCAGTCGTGCTCGCGCTTCACGGGCTGGGGGCTTGGGCACTGGTGGGCGCGACCCCGCCGCCGGCGCAGACGTTCAGGCCCGAGCCCGATCAGGCCTCCGTGGCCCTGCTGGCCTACCAGCCGGCGGTGCCGACACGGGAGAAGTTCGATCCCGGCCAGATCCGGCGGATGCGGCGCGGCCTGGAAGCGGCCCAGGCCGCGGCCCGGGCGATGGGTCTGGCCGGGGTGGTGGCGCCCGAGGGGATGCTGAGCGCGGGGGCCCTGCGGCCCGAACCCTGGGACGGCGAGCTGCTCAGCGGTGGATTCCGACGCACCGCCACCGGACTGCGGAGCAGCCTGCTGCGTTTTGAGGATGGTCGAGCGCGCCCGGGATCGGCGCTGGACAAACACCGCCTGGTGCTGCTCGGGGAATGGGTCCCCCTGGCCCGCTGGTGGAGCTGGACGGGCCTGTCCGCTGTGGGCGGTGTGGAGCCCGGCGCCCCCTCGCGGCTGATGAGGCGCCCCGGAGCCGATCTCGGCCTGGCCATCTGTTACGAGATCAGCGACGGCGAGAGCCTGGCCGCCGCTGTGCGCCGGGGGGCCGGCTGGCTGCTGGCGATCGCGAATCTCGATCCCTACCCGGTGATGCTGCAGCAGCAGTTCCTCGCCCTGGCGCGGCTGCGGGCGATCGAGACCCGGCGTCCCGTGCTGCTGGCGGCCAACACCGGCCCCACCGCCTCACTTGGGCCGGACGGAGCGATCGAGGCCCTGCTCACCGGCGGCCGTCCCGGCCTGCTGCCGGTGGAGCTGCAGCCCCGGAACGACAGAACGCTCTACGCGCGCTGGGGCTCGTGGCCGCTGCTGGCCCTGCTGGTGGCCTCGGGGCTGAGGGTGGCGTCCCGATCGATCAGTCCGCCTCCCAGCAGCAGATCACCCTCGTAGAACACCGCCGCCTGGCCTGGGGTGAGGGAGAACTGGGGCTCCCGGAAGCGAATCGCCACCCGATGGGGGCGACCGCTGGCCCGATCCAGCTCGAGCGCGGGCACCGGAGTGAGCAGTGCCGGCTGGGGCTCACTGCGGTAACGCACCTGCACCATCAGTTCGCGCGGCCGATCCAGTGGCGGGATCGAGACCCAGTTGACCGCACCGACCGAGCAGGCATCCCTGGCGGCCTGCGAGCGGGGCGCCACCACCACCCGGTTCATCGCCGCGTCCAGGCGGACCACATGCAGCGGCTCATGCCAGGCGATGCCGAGCCCGCGCCGCTGCCCGATGGTGAAGTGGGCGATGCCGTCGTGCTGACCCAGAACCGTGCCGTCGGCCAGGGTGATCTCCCCCTGCCGGGGCGGCAGGTGGGCATCGATGAAGGCACGCATCGAACCGTGCCGTTCCACCAGGCAGAGGTCCTGGCTTTCCGGCTTGGCGGCCGTGCGCAGCTCATGGCGCCGGGCCTCCTCACGGGTCTGCTGTTTGCGCAGATCTCCCAGGGGGCAGACCAGCCGGCCGAGGACCTCCTGGGGCAGGTCGTAGAGGAAATAGCTCTGATCCTTGCCGCGATCGAGGCCGCGCCGCAGCTGATGACGATCGGTGCCGTTCTCGGGATGGAGCCTCGGCCTGACGCGGGCGTAGTGCCCCGTGGCGACGACGGGCAGCTGCCGCTCCTCCAAAGCCCAGTGCAGCATCGGTCCCACCTTCACCTCCCGGTTGCAGCGCGAGCAGGGGAGCGGGGTGAGGCCGGAGCCGTAGCCCTCGATCAGGGTGTCGACGATCTGGGCCTGAAAGCGCTCGCGGGCATCGACGACGTGGTGCGGCATCCCCAGCTGGTCGCAGATGGCGGCCGCATCCACAAGGCCGTCGGAGCAGCAGGCCCCCTTGCCCTGCATCAACCAGAGCGTCACTCCCTCCGCCTGCCAGCCGGCCTCCACCAGGAGCGCCGCCGTGAGGGAGCTGTCCACTCCGCCGGAGAGACCGACCGCCACCCGATGCGAGCCCGGCCAGCGGCGCAGCGCCTCGACCACCTCGGCGGGCGCCGGAGTGGTGGCGAAGGCCGGGGTCGTGCCGGTGGCGGGCGTCAGAGCCATGACACCATCATGCTGGCCCTCTGCCTGGCTCGGATGGAGCGCGACGCGACTGCCGGCCCGCGAGACCGGGGCGGGTCGCCGGCGGCCTGGCCGGAGCGGGATGCCGCCCACCTGCTCGTCAGCGGCAGGCAGATGCAGGAGCTGGAGGCGCAGCTGTTCGAGACGGGCCTGCCGGTGGCCGCCCTGATGGAGAAGGCGGCCCTGGCCATGGTTCGCACCCTTCTCGCCCTCGGGCGTGAACCGGCGGCCGGCAATGGCGTGGATTTCGGCCGGGGGGTGCTGGTGCTGGCCGGACCGGGCCACAACGGCGGGGACGGCCTGGTGGTGGCACGGGAGCTGGCGCAGGCGGGAATCGCAACGCGGATCTGGGCCCCCTTCCAACGGCGCAAACCCCTCTGCGAGGACCACTGGCGCCATGCCAGCTGGCTCGGCCTGCCGCAGCTGAAGCAGCCCCCCGATCCCGCCGATCCCGCCCTCTGGGTCGACGCCCTGTTCGGGGTGGGCCAGCAGCGCCCACTCCCCGAAGCCCTGCAGGAGCTGTTCGCGCGGCGGCACCGCTGCCGTCCGGGGCGCGTCGTGGCGCTGGATGTGCCCTCCGGGCTCTGCTCCGACAGGGGCACGCCCCTCGGCGATTCCGCCTGCCGCGCCGCGCTCACCCTGACCATCGGGCTCTGCAAGCGGGGCCTGATCCAGGATCCGGCGCTGGCCTGGGTGGGCCGGCTGGAGCGGATCGATCTCGGGCTGCCGGCCAGGCTGCTGGCCTCCCTGCCGGCCGACACGCCGCTGGCGCTGAGCGGCGAGGACATCGGCGCTGGGCCCGGGCCCCACCCGCCCGCCGCGGCCTCCAAATACGAGCGGGGCCGGCTGATGGTGATCGCCGGCAGCGAGCGCTACCGGGGAGCGGCCGCCCTCGCCCTGCGCGGAGCCCTGGCCAGCGGCTGCGGCAGCCTCAGAGCCTGCCTGCCCCGAGCTCTCTGCGAGAGCCTCTGGCTCGGGATGCCGGAGGTGGTGCCCGAGATCGCCCTCAGCGGTGCGGCGGATGGAAGTCTCCAGCTGGAGCCGCTTCTGCCCCTGCTGGATGACGCAGGGGCCTGGGCCGGGCGACTGGATGCCCTGCTGATCGGTCCTGGGATCGGCCCGGCTCCGGCCGCCGGCGCAGCCGCGAGCGAGGGCATCTGGCAGGCGCTGCGCCGCTGGCCGCAGCTGCTCGTGCTGGATGCCGATGGCCTCAACCGGCTGGCCGCCCGAGGCGAGGCAGCGGCCTGGCTGTCCGGCCGGCACGGCCCAACATGGCTGACTCCCCATCCGGCCGAATTCGGGCGGCTGTTTCCGGAGCTGAGGGGCGCCGAGCCCCTGGAGGCGGCGGCCACCGCCGCCGGGAGCAGCGGTGCCGCAATCCTGCTCAAGGGGGCCCGGAGCGTGGTGGCCGCCCCCGATGGGCGCCGCTGGCAGCTGCGCCACGCCTCCGGCGCCGTGGCCCGGGCGGGACTCGGAGACGTGCTGGCGGGCTTCAGCGCCGGCATCGGCGCGCAGATGGAGACCGCCGATGCCGCCCACCTGGCCTGGGCGGCCCTGAGCCATGCCGAAGCGGGACGCCACTGCGCCGCGGCAGCCGGTGAGACGACGGCCTCGGCCGTGGCCGGCGCACTGGCCCGTCAGACCCGGCCGAAACACTGATTCGCATGGGTCTCAAGACGCAATTTTAGATGAACTATGTGTGCTTTTCCTTTCTCAATTCTGAAAGGTTCTTGAAAACACTCGCTGCTTCTCTGTCGGCGTAGCACAGTCAACCTCCACCTTCGCTGTGCCCATGACCGTCAGCGCGACACGCAACAGCGAGGCTCTCAGACGTCGGGGATCGGACCCCGTCAGCTGGTACCTCTCGAGCATCGGCCGGGTGCCCCTGCTCACGGCCGCTGAGGAGATTGAACTGGGCAATCAGGTGCAGACGATGATGCGTCTGCTGGAGGAGAACACCGAGGAGTCCCTCAGCCAGCACGACCGCAAGCTGGTTCGGATCGGCCGGCGCTCCAAGCAGCGCATGATCCAGGCCAACCTGAGGCTGGTCGTGAGCGTGGCGAAGAAATACCAGGGCAAGGGGCTGGAGCTGCTCGATCTGATTCAGGAGGGGTCTCTCGGTCTGGAGCGCGCCGTGGAGAAATTCGATCCCACGCGCGGCTACAAGTTCTCCACCTACGCCTTCTGGTGGATTCGCCAGAGCATGACCCGGGCCATCGCCTGTCAGAGCCGCACGATCCGGCTTCCGGTGCATCTCAGCGAACGACTCACCACCGTGCGCAAGGTGAGTCTCGATCTGGCCCACAAGCTCGGAGCCCTGCCCAGCAGGACGGAGATCGCCGAGGCCATGAACATTCCCCT
It encodes the following:
- a CDS encoding phasin family protein — protein: MEQANPLQQLLLRGLGTTTLVADRLREVTQAWVVSGRLDPVQASALVDDVMKALRGQDPELEQQAGRSLERNVDHFLQDLGLARQREVDELRGRIDRLERQAREQRREPRDAPAAGPESTAD
- a CDS encoding apolipoprotein N-acyltransferase: MPIRAAIAGLLAGLALPPQGWPWLLWPCLAVLWRLCAAAPRPALAGALWGGTAVLVSHRWLLALHPLDWLGIPLPISLPLVVMLWLFCAALAALLVGAWAALAGRLTPITADRALLLACLWGLAEVVLARLPLFWLGLGSVVLPGDPALAGLASGIGAGGLATVQLMLGWGLHRCWPVRSGRPRLEPWTTAARRGLSLAAVVLALHGLGAWALVGATPPPAQTFRPEPDQASVALLAYQPAVPTREKFDPGQIRRMRRGLEAAQAAARAMGLAGVVAPEGMLSAGALRPEPWDGELLSGGFRRTATGLRSSLLRFEDGRARPGSALDKHRLVLLGEWVPLARWWSWTGLSAVGGVEPGAPSRLMRRPGADLGLAICYEISDGESLAAAVRRGAGWLLAIANLDPYPVMLQQQFLALARLRAIETRRPVLLAANTGPTASLGPDGAIEALLTGGRPGLLPVELQPRNDRTLYARWGSWPLLALLVASGLRVASRSISPPPSSRSPS
- the mnmA gene encoding tRNA 2-thiouridine(34) synthase MnmA gives rise to the protein MALTPATGTTPAFATTPAPAEVVEALRRWPGSHRVAVGLSGGVDSSLTAALLVEAGWQAEGVTLWLMQGKGACCSDGLVDAAAICDQLGMPHHVVDARERFQAQIVDTLIEGYGSGLTPLPCSRCNREVKVGPMLHWALEERQLPVVATGHYARVRPRLHPENGTDRHQLRRGLDRGKDQSYFLYDLPQEVLGRLVCPLGDLRKQQTREEARRHELRTAAKPESQDLCLVERHGSMRAFIDAHLPPRQGEITLADGTVLGQHDGIAHFTIGQRRGLGIAWHEPLHVVRLDAAMNRVVVAPRSQAARDACSVGAVNWVSIPPLDRPRELMVQVRYRSEPQPALLTPVPALELDRASGRPHRVAIRFREPQFSLTPGQAAVFYEGDLLLGGGLIDRDATLSPEATSRASSGHEPQRA
- a CDS encoding NAD(P)H-hydrate dehydratase, which codes for MLALCLARMERDATAGPRDRGGSPAAWPERDAAHLLVSGRQMQELEAQLFETGLPVAALMEKAALAMVRTLLALGREPAAGNGVDFGRGVLVLAGPGHNGGDGLVVARELAQAGIATRIWAPFQRRKPLCEDHWRHASWLGLPQLKQPPDPADPALWVDALFGVGQQRPLPEALQELFARRHRCRPGRVVALDVPSGLCSDRGTPLGDSACRAALTLTIGLCKRGLIQDPALAWVGRLERIDLGLPARLLASLPADTPLALSGEDIGAGPGPHPPAAASKYERGRLMVIAGSERYRGAAALALRGALASGCGSLRACLPRALCESLWLGMPEVVPEIALSGAADGSLQLEPLLPLLDDAGAWAGRLDALLIGPGIGPAPAAGAAASEGIWQALRRWPQLLVLDADGLNRLAARGEAAAWLSGRHGPTWLTPHPAEFGRLFPELRGAEPLEAAATAAGSSGAAILLKGARSVVAAPDGRRWQLRHASGAVARAGLGDVLAGFSAGIGAQMETADAAHLAWAALSHAEAGRHCAAAAGETTASAVAGALARQTRPKH
- a CDS encoding RNA polymerase sigma factor, RpoD/SigA family; the protein is MTVSATRNSEALRRRGSDPVSWYLSSIGRVPLLTAAEEIELGNQVQTMMRLLEENTEESLSQHDRKLVRIGRRSKQRMIQANLRLVVSVAKKYQGKGLELLDLIQEGSLGLERAVEKFDPTRGYKFSTYAFWWIRQSMTRAIACQSRTIRLPVHLSERLTTVRKVSLDLAHKLGALPSRTEIAEAMNIPLDELDALLRQALTTSSLDAPVNGDEGRSFLGDLIADSRQEEPLEQVERGMHQEQLGRWLSHLSDQEQQVLRLRFGLDGQERHTLAEIGRLLEVSRERVRQVELKSLRKLRNLTRRCSVIL